In a genomic window of Tripterygium wilfordii isolate XIE 37 chromosome 8, ASM1340144v1, whole genome shotgun sequence:
- the LOC120003344 gene encoding probable protein phosphatase 2C 58: MIGREILHKMKEKAGFGSCVPDTGKGKSKVSKKITSGYHMVKGKSRHAMEDYVVSEFRIMSDNELGLFAIFDGHLGHDVANYLQGHLFDNILEEPDFWTDTESAIRRAYHKTDAEILDKAISLGKGGSTAVTAILINGQKLVIANVGDSRAVICKDGEAVQLSVDHEPRKEKRMIEKRGGFVSNLPGDVPRVDGQLAVARAFGNKSLKIHLSSEPDVAVVTVDDSAQFLILASDGIWKVMSNQEAADSVKQIKDARSAAKHLIDDALSKKSKDDISCIVVKFQ, translated from the exons GAAAAGGCTGGGTTTGGTTCATGTGTACCAGATACAGGAAAAGGCAAAAGCAAAGTCTCAAAGAAGATCACAAGTGGTTATCACATGGTGAAGGGAAAGTCAAGGCATGCGATGGAAGATTATGTAGTTTCTGAATTCAGAATTATGAGCGACAACGAATTGGGATTGTTTGCAATATTTGATGGTCATTTGGGCCATGATGTCGCAAACTACTTGCAGGGTCATTTGTTTGACAATATCTTAGAGGAG CCTGATTTCTGGACGGACACGGAGAGTGCAATAAGGAGAGCCTATCATAAAACAGATGCTGAAATCTTGGATAAAGCAATCTCCTTGGGAAAAGGAGGGTCGACTGCAGTTACAGCCATACTAATCAATGGCCAAAAGTTGGTAATAGCAAATGTTGGAGATTCTCGGGCTGTTATATGCAAGGATGGTGAGGCTGTACAACTTTCAGTCGACCATGAgccaagaaaagagaaaaggatGATCGAAAAACGTGGTGGTTTCGTGTCAAACCTTCCAG GCGACGTACCTCGTGTTGATGGACAGCTAGCTGTAGCTAGGGCATTTGGCAATAAGAGCTTGAAGATACACTTAAGTTCAGAACCAGATGTAGCAGTGGTCACCGTTGATGATTCTGCACAGTTCCTTATTTTGGCAAGCGATGGAATTTGGAAG GTAATGTCCAACCAAGAAGCTGCCGATTCAGTCAAGCAGATAAAGGATGCTCGGTCAGCAGCAAAGCATTTGATAGACGATGCGCTTTCTAAGAAAAGTAAGGACGACATATCCTGCATAGTTGTTAAGTTCCAATGA